One Prunus dulcis chromosome 8, ALMONDv2, whole genome shotgun sequence DNA window includes the following coding sequences:
- the LOC117637835 gene encoding disease resistance protein RPV1-like, protein MDSNTTELLGAPSPPSSSSSTNSWTYDVFLSFRGEDTRYNFTDHLHKNLVQKGIRTFIDDELPRGEEISQALLDAIEGSRCSIVVFSENYASSKWCLDELVHIIQCRKSKQQMVWPVFYKVDPSDVRNQRGSYGEALNNHERKFKEEKLTNHDESKFEDNMKKVLRWKETLTKAANLSGSHYLESRETEFIQNIVNEISLQVLNDTHINVAKYQVGIEARVQDLHKVLDVDGNDVRMVGIWGNGGIGKTTVAKAVYNSLAHMFEGSCFLENVRERSLPYGGLVDLQNLLLYEILRGKEIRVTSADKGINVIKERLSRKKVLLIVDDVDHLDQLNNLVGGCDWFGLGSRIIITTRDKHLLTCHRVSIIYEAKKLNYHESLDLFFSWNGFTRTRNLDDDYVERAEFVVDYAGGLPLALKVLGSHLCGRSIDVWHDALDGALHSDIQKTLKISYDALEDLVKEVFLDIACFFKGKDMNNVISILEGCDLKPKHAIEVLVEKALIYIEQNKIWMHDLLEELGRGIVHQESPNEPGERSRVWFHEDVHRVLTEGTGTNNVKGIIAKCPTPDDICLSDDSFSKMKNLRLFINVNARFSGDHVDYLSNELRFLHWPECPLQVLPSTFNPRKLVELYMPCSRLSQLGEGLKRLQNLKSVNLENCQFLTKTSNFYGIPNLEFLNLDGCTSLVHVDPSVGFLKKLIRLSLKGCCKLTILLRSIDLKSLESIYLSGCRKLENFPEIEGKMESLTWMDISHTAIKELPSSIGYLTGLKTLLLLGCENLTNLPGSIYDMKQLKVFYLRGCPKLVAFPNQSTSEVSTSAESVPSVLPANINVSPDSCGSLLLPNLEELDVKGGNLSEINFLGTLHCASTLFRLDLSGSKFVTFPICISKFVSLRILDLHGCNKLVEIPELPPKIGWLDACDCVSLERFLKLSNILECKESQMIRWMDLSNCQRLCRNLAHGVAKTKNVLVNDQGALFSYLFLISSQQSKFQVVFPGNEVPKRFICHKDLEEVERYCEFYMEIPENFKWQNSGLALYAAVKKTQDAPYPCYINNNGSPYFIVEFYVNEKRIHLIRSDFGSTILESDHVWLYYIPFCKMEFDESAYPKPPFKCRVSFELPFNSSLCVKSFGAHLVMPEYENVSTSMEGLIHEGTSKREIIGEDIGSPVEDDYLSCEGDEELD, encoded by the exons ATGGATTCAAACACCACTGAATTATTAGGAGCTCCTTCCCCTCCTTCTTCCTCGTCTTCCACCAATTCGTGGACATATGATGTCTTTCTCAGCTTTAGAGGTGAGGACACACGCTACAACTTCACAGATCATCTACACAAAAATTTGGTCCAGAAAGGTATCAGAACCTTCATCGATGATGAGCTCCcaagaggagaagaaatatcACAAGCACTTCTTGATGCAATTGAAGGATCGAGGTGTTCCATCGTCGTATTCTCTGAAAACTATGCATCCTCGAAGTGGTGCTTGGATGAACTTGTTCATATCATTCAGTGTAGAAAATCAAAGCAACAGATGGTTTGGCCAGTTTTCTACAAAGTAGATCCCTCAGATGTAAGGAACCAAAGAGGTAGTTATGGTGAGGCACTTAATAACCATGAACGCAAATTCAAAGAAGAGAAACTTACTAACCATGATGAAAGTAAGTTCGAGGACAATATGAAGAAGGTGCTGAGATGGAAGGAAACCCTTACAAAAGCTGCAAATTTGTCTGGGTCGCATTACTTGGAGAG CCGTGAAACTGAATTTATTCAGAACATTGTCAACGAGATTTCCTTACAAGTATTAAATGATACCCACATCAATGTGGCAAAATACCAAGTCGGAATAGAGGCTCGTGTACAAGATCTTCATAAAGTTTTAGATGTTGACGGAAATGATGTTCGCATGGTAGGAATATGGGGGAATGGTGGAATAGGAAAGACAACTGTTGCTAAAGCTGTTTATAACTCACTGGCCCATATGTTTGAAGGGAGTTGTTTTCTGGAAAATGTCAGAGAAAGATCATTACCATATGGAGGCCTAGTCGACCTAcaaaatcttcttctttatgaGATTCTAAGGGGAAAGGAAATAAGGGTTACCAGTGCCGATAAAGGAATCAATGTGATAAAGGAAAGGTTGAGTCGTAAAAAGGTTCTCTTAATTGTTGATGATGTGGATCATTTGGACCAGTTAAACAACTTAGTTGGAGGGTGcgattggtttggtttgggcAGTAGAATTATCATAACAACAAGAGATAAGCATTTGCTAACTTGTCATAGAGTTAGTATAATCTACGAggcaaagaaattaaattatcatGAATCTCTTGATCTCTTCTTTAGTTGGAATGGTTTTACAAGAACTAGAAATTTGGATGATGATTATGTGGAACGTGCAGAATTTGTGGTGGACTATGCTGGAGGTCTTCCATTAGCTCTCAAGGTTTTAGGTTCACATCTATGTGGTAGAAGCATTGATGTGTGGCATGATGCATTGGATGGTGCTCTTCACTCAGACATTCAAAAAACTCTCAAAATAAGCTATGATGCACTGGAAGATTTGGTGAAAGAAGTTTTCCTAGACATAGCATGTTTCTTTAAAGGCAAAGATATGAACAATGTGATATCGATCCTGGAAGGTTGTGACCTCAAGCCTAAGCATGCTATTGAAGTACTCGTAGAAAAGGCCCTCATATATattgaacaaaacaaaatttggatGCATGACTTGCTAGAAGAATTGGGTAGAGGTATAGTTCATCAAGAGTCACCAAATGAGCCAGGTGAACGTAGCAGAGTGTGGTTTCATGAGGATGTTCATCGTGTTTTAACAGAAGGAACA GGAACAAATAATGTTAAAGGCATCATAGCAAAGTGTCCGACACCAGATGACATATGCTTGAGTGATGATAGCttctcaaagatgaaaaacctTCGACTTTTCATCAATGTTAATGCACGATTTTCTGGTGATCACGTGGATTATCTCTCTAATGAGTTGAGGTTCCTTCATTGGCCTGAATGTCCTTTACAAGTTTTGCCATCTACTTTCAATCCAAGGAAACTTGTTGAACTTTATATGCCATGTAGCCGCTTGTCACAACTTGGAGAAGGACTCAAg AGGTTGCAAAATCTGAAATCTGTAAATTTGGAGAACTGCCAGTTCCTAACAAAAACCTCAAACTTCTATGGAATTCCAAATTTAGAGTTCTTGAACCTAGATGGCTGTACAAGTTTAGTTCATGTTGATCCTTCTGTTGGATTCCTCAAAAAGCTTATTCGCTTGAGTCTTAAAGGATGTTGTAAACTTACGATACTTCTCAGAAGTATTGACTTGAAATCTCTTGAATCTATCTATCTTAGTGGCTGTCGAAAGCTTGAGAATTTCCCTGAAATTGAGGGAAAGATGGAATCTTTAACATGGATGGATATATCACACACTGCCATCAAAGAATTGCCTTCATCAATTGGATATCTCACTGGTCTGAAAACTTTACTTTTACTTGGATGTGAAAACCTTACAAATCTTCCAGGCAGCATTTATGACATGAAACAACTAAAGGTTTTCTACCTTCGTGGATGCCCAAAACTTGTTGCATTTCCAAATCAGTCAACTTCCGAAGTTTCAACGAGTGCAGAATCTGTTCCTTCGGTGCTTCCAGCTAACATAAACGTTTCACCTGACAGTTGTGGCTCTTTATTGCTTCCAAATCTGGAGGAGTTAGATGTCAAAGGAGGCAATTTATCAGAAATCAATTTCCTTGGGACTCTTCATTGTGCGTCCACCTTATTCAGACTTGATCTATCAGGAAGCAAATTTGTCACTTTCCCTATATGCATTAGCAAATTCGTCAGCTTGAGGATACTTGACTTGCATGGCTGCAACAAGCTTGTGGAAATTCCAGAACTTCCACCGAAAATAGGATGGCTAGATGCATGTGATTGCGTATCATTGGAAAGATTTTTGAAATTGTCGAACATTTTGGAATGTAAAGAGTCACAAATGATTCGTTGGATGGACTTGTCTAATTGTCAGAGATTGTGTCGCAATCTGGCTCATGGTGTGGCAAAGACGAAAAATGTTTTAGTGAATGATCAGGGTGCTCTCTTTTCTTATCTCTTTCTAATATCTTCTCAGCAATCTAAATTCCAAGTTGTATTTCCTGGAAATGAAGTTCCAAAGAGGTTCATCTGTCACAAGGATCTGGAGGAGGTTGAAAGATATTGTGAATTTTATATGGAAATCCCTGAAAATTTCAAATGGCAAAATAGTGGATTGGCTCTCTATGCTGCTGTTAAGAAAACACAAGATGCACCTTATCCTTgctatataaataataatggaTCTCCTTACTTCATAGTCGAATTTTACGTCAATGAAAAGCGCATTCACTTAATTAGGTCTGATTTTGGTTCAACAATATTAGAGTCAGATCATGTGTGGCTGTACTACATTCCATTCTGCAAGATGGAGTTTGATGAGTCTGCATATCCGAAACCTCCTTTTAAATGTCGAGTTAGTTTTGAACTTCCTTTCAACAGTTCTCTGTGTGTTAAAAGCTTCGGGGCACACCTTGTAATGCCAGAGTATGAAAACGTCTCAACATCTATGGAGGGATTGATCCATGAAGGTACTAGTAAAAGAGAAATTATTGGTGAAGATATTGGTTCTCCGGTGGAAGATGACTACTTAAGCTGTGAAGGTGATGAAGAGTTGGATTAG
- the LOC117637840 gene encoding disease resistance protein RPV1-like → MPRSSLSQLGEGFKRLQNLKSMSLEGCKFLTETPNFSGFPNLEDLNLNYCTSLVEVHPSVGFLDKLICLSMRGCRNLTKLPGRVHLKSLESIDLSHCGRLKNFPEIVGKMESLGEMNLSGTAIEELPSSIRYLIRLYSLKLSNCKNFTNLPCSIYELQNLQFVYLRGCQKLVRFPNKIRHT, encoded by the exons ATGCCTCGTAGCAGCTTGTCACAACTTGGAGAAGGATTCAAG AGGTTGCAGAATCTAAAATCTATGAGTTTGGAGGGATGCAAGTTCCTCACAGAAACCCCCAATTTTTCTGGATTCCCAAATTTAGAGGACTTGAATCTAAACTACTGTACAAGTTTAGTTGAGGTTCATCCTTCTGTTGGATTCCTTGATAAGCTTATTTGCTTGAGTATGAGAGGATGCCGTAATCTTACGAAACTTCCAGGAAGGGTTCACTTAAAATCTCTAGAATCTATAGATCTTAGTCATTGTGGAAGGCTAAAAAATTTCCCTGAGATTGTTGGAAAGATGGAATCTTTGGGAGAGATGAACCTATCCGGCACTGCCATCGAAGAATTGCCTTCATCAATCAGATATCTCATTCGTCTCTATTCGTTAAAGTTAAGCAACTGCAAAAACTTCACAAATCTGCCATGCAGCATTTATGAGTTACAGAATCTTCAATTTGTTTATCTTCGTGGATGCCAGAAGCTTGTGAGATTTCCAAATAAG ATTAGGCATACTTGA
- the LOC117638474 gene encoding TMV resistance protein N-like, giving the protein MWLLQPLNESKLIHDIVENISLQVLDCTLLNVAKYPIGISSRACEVYKLLDVGQIDVRMVGIWGTGGIGKTTIAKAVYNSIAHKFEASCFLKDVRERSIPYGGLVELQNCLLYEILRGKELKVTDVDKGINVIRDRLRAKKILLILDDVNELNQLNTLVGGFDWFGSGSRIIITTRDQHLLTAHEVNRIYKVKELDPHEALELFSSWNGSSRNRHLHDEYEKLAQTIVHYAQGLPLALMVFGSLLRGKSVDQWQSALDGYKRVPNKEIQEILKTSYNALEEHVKNVFLHTACFFRGENKNYVIKILEICDLNPKYSIVLLVEKALISIDERDCIGMHHLLEEMGKEIVRQESPSEPGKRSRLWFYEDICHVLE; this is encoded by the exons ATGTGGTTACTACAGCCGTT GAACGAATCAAAGTTGATTCATGACATTGTTGAAAACATTTCCCTACAAGTATTAGATTGTACCCTTTTGAATGTCGCGAAGTACCCAATTGGAATAAGTTCCCGTGCATGTGAGGTATATAAGCTTTTAGATGTTGGGCAAATTGACGTTCGCATGGTAGGAATATGGGGGACAGGCGGAATAGGTAAAACAACAATCGCTAAAGCTGTTTATAATTCAATTGCCCACAAGTTTGAAGCTAGTTGTTTTTTGAAAGATGTTAGAGAAAGATCAATACCATATGGAGGCCTAGTCGAACTACAAAATTGTCTTCTGTATGAGATTCTAAGGGGAAAGGAATTAAAGGTGACCGATGTTGATAAAGGAATCAATGTGATTAGGGATAGGTTGAGGGccaaaaaaattcttttgattCTTGATGATGTAAATGAACTGAACCAGTTAAACACATTAGTTGGAGGGTTTGATTGGTTTGGTTCAGGCAGCAGAATTATCATAACAACAAGAGATCAGCATTTGTTAACTGCGCACGAAGTCAATCGGATATACAAGGTCAAGGAATTAGATCCTCATGAAGCTCTTGAGCTCTTCAGCAGTTGGAATGGATCCTCAAGAAACAGACATTTGCATGATGAGTACGAGAAACTCGCACAAACTATCGTACACTATGCTCAAGGCCTTCCATTAGCTCTAATGGTTTTTGGCTCACTTCTACGTGGCAAAAGTGTTGATCAATGGCAATCTGCATTAGATGGCTATAAAAGAGTTCCAAACAAAGAGATTCAGGAAATTCTCAAAACAAGTTATAATGCATTAGAAGAGCATGTGAAAAATGTTTTCCTGCACACTGCTTGTTTCTTTAGaggggaaaataaaaactatgtgataaaaatactagaaattTGTGACCTCAACCCTAAGTATAGTATTGTATTGCTCGTGGAAAAGGCCCTCATAAGTATTGATGAGAGAGATTGTATTGGGATGCATCACTTGCTAGAAGAAATGGGTAAAGAAATAGTTCGCCAAGAGTCACCATCTGAGCCAGGCAAACGAAGTAGATTGTGGTTTTATGAGGATATTTGTCATGTCCTAGaatga